From Nymphalis io chromosome 12, ilAglIoxx1.1, whole genome shotgun sequence, a single genomic window includes:
- the LOC126772443 gene encoding uncharacterized protein LOC126772443 has protein sequence MRAATLILFAAMLVAVSCRPDKPDLKQLKAEAARKKACMHDCSSVKSEPVCAGKKDTKPKSFGSECVMNNHNCEHKDTLQVLSKGACAGSDGIRLS, from the exons ATGAGAGCTGcaactttgattttatttg CGGCGATGCTGGTTGCTGTTTCCTGTCGGCCAGACAAGCCCGACTTAAAACAACTTAAGGCGGAGGCTGCCCGGAAGAAGGCTTGTATGCACGATTGCTCGTCCGTCAAATCTGAACCAGTTTGTGCTGGAAAAAAAGACACGAAGCCAAAATCCTTTGGAAGCGAATGCGTGATGAATAATCACAACTGTGAACATAAAGATA CCTTGCAAGTATTAAGTAAGGGGGCGTGCGCTGGATCTGATGGAATTCGTCTTTCTTAA
- the LOC126772439 gene encoding uncharacterized protein LOC126772439 has product MLSWRVLLCGLIITVLQETQSASLPFLRPAHIGETNNVEKLGTKMRVPAEMIRARVREGVPPPLCAGRCVSPPAGPVCAFDATGTARTFATLCELEAVSCRESKYYAITSNGEC; this is encoded by the exons ATGTTAAGCTGGCGGGTACTGTTGTGTGGACTTATCATCACAG TATTACAGGAAACCCAATCGGCAAGTTTGCCGTTTCTACGGCCAGCACATATAGGAGAGACAAATAATGTAGAAAAGCTAGGCACAAAAATGCGTGTTCCGGCTGAGATGATCCGTGCTCGCGTGCGAGAGGGTGTACCGCCGCCGCTATGTGCTGGCAGATGTGTGTCGCCACCGGCTGGTCCTGTGTGTGCTTTCGATGCGACCGGAACCGCTAGGACTTTTGCAACTTTATGTGAACTGGAGGCTGTATCGTGTCGTGAAAGTAAAT ACTATGCCATAACAAGTAATGGAGAGTGCTGA